One Spinacia oleracea cultivar Varoflay chromosome 4, BTI_SOV_V1, whole genome shotgun sequence DNA segment encodes these proteins:
- the LOC130472232 gene encoding uncharacterized protein: MDHLDDLRETFETLRTYQMRLNPKKCIFGVSSGKFLGFLIDERGIEANPDKNAELKYPIVEKFGFALFLASKKLRPYFLAHRLIVYTNQPLKRPFTNLEASGRMLNWAIELNAFDISYEPRKEIKGQEFVDFIVELTKPPYLKNEKTQWIVHVDSSATQNGSGAGIICESPEGDIYEYAMRFNFQASNNEAGYGIQMSKAAGAADVLVLSDSQLIASQVKGEYEAKDDAMIKYLEKVRQEVQQLSNFEIQHIPLSENNKADALSKLASSASCDTPRHVFWEVKQLKSIDASRTDILDRIATWIDDIVNFKMNGGLCSSHIGGRALAEKALRTGYYWPTLKEDALNLVKRCDKCQRFAHLIRRPSQRLTPITSHIPFAKWGMDLLGPYTMAPGGFRYVIVAVDYFTKWVEAEALKNTKAQDDALKLTDK; this comes from the exons ATGGATCATCTCGACGATTTGCGAGAAACCTTTGAGACCCTCAGGACATACCAAATGAGACTCAATCCAAAGAAGTGCATATTCGGGGTATCCTCTGGCAAGTTTCTTGGCTTTCTGATTGATGAAAGGGGCATTGAAGCAAATCCGGACAAG AATGCCGAACTCAAATATCCAATTGTTGAAAAATTTGGCTTcgctctgttcttggctagtaagaagcttcgtccatatTTCCTGGCTCATCGGCTGATAGTGTACACAAATCAACCGCTAAAGCGGCCGTTTACCAATCTGGAAGCGTCCGGAAGAATGCTCAACTGGGCAATTGAGCTTAATGCATTTGATATTTCGTATGAGCCGCGGAAGGAAATAAAGGGACAGGAATTTGTTGACTTCATTGTGGaactgaccaagccaccctatttgaagaatgaGAAAACCCAGTGGATAGTTCATGTGGACAGCTCTGCCACCCAAAATGGGTCGGGAGCCGGCATTATCTGCGAATCACCAGAAGGGgatatctatgaatatgcaatgcgttttaactttcaggcgtcaaacaacgaAGCTGGATACGGAATTCAGATGAGCAAAGCAGCGGGGGCGGCAGACGTCCTGGTTTTATCAGACTCACAGTTAATCGCCAGTCAAGTAAAAGGAGAATATGAGGCCAAGGATGACGCCATGATAAAATATCTGGAAAAGGTCCGTCAGGAAGTTCAGCAGCTGTCTAACTTTGAAATACAACATATACCCCTGTCTGAAAATAACAAAGCCGACGCTCTGTCCAAACTAGCAAGCTCAGCGTCTTGTGATACGCCACGTCATGTGTTTTGGGAAGTAAAACAGCTCAAAAGCATTGACGCCTCGAGGACAGATATCCTAGACCGAATAGCCACCTGGATTGATGATATTGTtaatttcaaaatgaatgga ggattatgcagctctcACATAGGAGGGAGGGCTCTGGCAGAAAAAGCCCTAAGAACCGGgtactattggcccactctcaaagaagacgctCTTAACTTGGTTAAGCGGTGTGATAAATGTCAACGATTTGCTCATCTAATTCGACGGCCATCACAGAGACTGACACCAATCACCAGCCATATACCatttgccaaatgggggatggacttgTTAGGTCCCTATACGATGGCACCAGGTGGATTTCGTTACGTAATAGTTGccgtcgactatttcaccaaatgggtagaagctgaagctTTGAAAAACACTAAGGCTcaagat GACGCCCTcaagctaacggacaagtag